A part of Rhodamnia argentea isolate NSW1041297 chromosome 8, ASM2092103v1, whole genome shotgun sequence genomic DNA contains:
- the LOC115741189 gene encoding potassium transporter 8 has translation MDLEGVISNNPIKRDSWKTVLTLAYQSLGVVYGDLSTSPLYVYKSTFAEDIRHSETNEEIYGVLSFVFWTLTLVPLVKYVFIVLRADDNGEGGTFALYSLLCRHARVNSLPNCQLADEELFEYKNDGSGKRDIGSSLKSTLEKHRVLQRLLLVLALIGTCMVIGDGVLTPALSVFSAVSGLELSIDASEQRRYVEVPVACAILVFLFALQHYGTHRVGFLFAPVVITWLFCISAIGVYNIFHWNPHVYQALSPYYMYKFLKKTQRGGWMSLGGILLCITGSEAMFADLGHFSQLSIQIAFTLVVYPSLILAYMGQAAYLSQHHVMDSHYHIGFYVSVPEKIRWPVLVIAILAAVVGSQAIITGTFSIIKQCSALGCFPRVKIVHTSSKIHGQIYIPEINWTLMLLCLAVTVGFRDTKRMGNASGLAVITVMLVTTCLMSLVMVLCWHKSVLLALCFIFFFGSIEALYFSASLIKFLEGAWVPIALSFIFMIIMYVWHYGTLKKYEFDVQNKVSMHWLLSLGPNLGIVRVRGIGLIHTELVSGIPAIFSHFVTNLPAFHQVLVFLCIKSVPVPHVRPKERFLVGRVGPKEYRVYRCIARYGYRDIHKDDLEFEKDLFCSIAELVRSEKLECTPRMDDSEDEKMTVVGTSSSNLDGVRLCEDNAGSSQKEGASSEVVEVITPQKPRKRVRFLVPESPRMDREAREELKELMEAREAGMAVIMGHSHVRAKRGSSFMKKLVINLGYDFLRRNSRGPTYALSIPHASTLEVGMVYEV, from the exons ATGGATCTTGAAGGCGTGATCAGCAATAACCCAATAAAG AGAGATTCATGGAAGACGGTGTTGACTCTCGCTTACCAGAGCTTAGGCGTTGTGTATGGAGACTTGAGCACCTCCCCATTGTATGTGTACAAGAGCACTTTTGCGGAGGACATAAGACACTCGGAGACCAACGAGGAAATTTATGGGGTCTTGTCCTTTGTGTTCTGGACATTGACATTAGTACCATTGGTGAAGTATGTGTTCATTGTGCTCAGAGCTGATGATAATGGTGAAGGTGGGACTTTTGCCCTGTACTCGCTGTTGTGCCGACATGCCCGGGTTAATTCGCTGCCGAATTGCCAGCTCGCCGACGAGGAATTATTCGAGTATAAGAACGATGGGTCTGGGAAGAGGGATATTGGGTCTAGCTTGAAATCAACTCTGGAGAAGCACAGAGTGTTGCAGAGGCTGTTGTTGGTGTTGGCTTTGATCGGGACGTGTATGGTGATTGGAGATGGTGTGCTGACTCCTGCACTTTCTG TTTTCTCTGCTGTGTCAGGGTTGGAGCTCTCCATCGATGCTAGTGAGCAACGCAGAT ATGTTGAAGTCCCAGTAGCTTGTGCCATACTTGTGTTTTTGTTTGCTCTGCAACATTATGGGACCCATCGAGTTGGTTTCCTTTTTGCGCCTGTGGTGATTACATGGCTCTTCTGTATCAGTGCTATTGGTGTATATAACATCTTCCACTGGAATCCCCATGTATATCAAGCACTCTCTCCATATTATATGTACAAGTTTTTGAAGAAGACGCAAAGGGGAGGTTGGATGTCCTTGGGAGGAATTCTACTGTGCATTACAG GCTCAGAAGCTATGTTTGCTGATCTAGGTCATTTCTCCCAGTTGTCGATCCAG ATTGCTTTTACCTTGGTGGTTTATCCGTCCTTAATCCTGGCATACATGGGACAAGCTGCTTATCTGTCCCAGCATCATGTTATGGATAGTCACTACCACATTGGATTCTATGTATCAGTACCAG AGAAGATAAGGTGGCCCGTGCTGGTGATAGCAATACTAGCGGCTGTAGTTGGAAGTCAAGCAATCATCACCGGGACTTTCTCGATAATAAAGCAGTGTTCTGCTCTGGGTTGCTTTCCAAGAGTCAAGATAGTGCACACATCGTCCAAGATACATGGCCAGATTTATATTCCAGAGATCAACTGGACTCTGATGCTTCTTTGCTTGGCTGTGACTGTTGGTTTTAGGGACACCAAACGGATGGGAAATGCATCAG GTTTGGCAGTTATTACTGTCATGCTCGTGACTACCTGCCTGATGTCTCTGGTTATGGTCCTGTGTTGGCACAAGAGTGTTCTATTAGCTCTgtgcttcattttcttctttggctCGATTGAAGCGCTTTACTTCTCCGCATCCCTCATCAAGTTTCTCGAAGGAGCATGGGTCCCCATTGCCCTCTCGTTTATATTTATGATCATCATGTACGTGTGGCACTACGGGACGCTAAAAAAGTACGAGTTCGACGTCCAAAATAAGGTTTCCATGCACTGGCTCCTAAGTCTGGGTCCCAATCTAGGGATTGTGAGGGTTCGGGGGATTGGACTGATACACACAGAACTTGTTTCGGGAATCCCGGCTATTTTCTCCCACTTCGTCACCAACCTTCCGGCTTTCCACCAGGTTCTAGTCTTTCTCTGCATCAAATCCGTCCCAGTCCCACATGTCAGGCCCAAGGAAAGGTTCTTGGTGGGGAGAGTAGGCCCCAAGGAGTACCGGGTATATAGGTGCATAGCCCGGTACGGATATCGTGACATTCACAAGGATGACTTGGAGTTTGAGAAGGATCTCTTTTGTAGCATCGCAGAACTAGTTCGGTCGGAGAAGCTGGAATGCACCCCTAGGATGGACGATTCGGAGGACGAGAAAATGACAGTCGTCGGGACGTCTTCTTCCAATCTAGACGGGGTAAGATTGTGCGAGGACAACGCGGGATCCTCTCAAAAGGAAGGCGCCTCATCAGAAGTAGTAGAGGTAATTACTCCGCAGAAGCCGAGGAAGAGGGTGAGGTTCCTAGTGCCGGAGAGCCCGAGGATGGACCGGGAAGCACGCGAAGAGCTGAAGGAACTGATGGAAGCGAGGGAGGCCGGGATGGCAGTCATTATGGGGCACTCACATGTGAGGGCAAAGAGGGGTTCAAGTTTTATGAAGAAGTTAGTCATCAATCTGGGGTATGACTTCTTGAGGAGGAACTCCAGAGGGCCTACTTATGCTCTGAGCATCCCTCATGCATCGACCTTAGAAGTTGGGATGGTGTACGAGGTCTGA
- the LOC115741190 gene encoding cyclic nucleotide-gated ion channel 18, which translates to MNRIIHSSTSKFRHFHRHHRPHSSATPSYYLLWRHHRILEPDSDIVTHWNQVFLITCLIALFIDPLYFYLPSVGGPVCLETDTSLKVTVTVFRTVADLFYLLHMMMKFRTAFVSPSSRVFGRGDLVMDPREIARRYLRSDFFIDLAATLPLPQIVNWLVIPATKSSRADHANNTLALIVLIQYVPRMFLIFPLNHRIVKTTGVFAKTAWAGAAYNLILYMLASHVIGACWYVLSIGRQFKCWKTECDKEQIISCLPSFLDCSSAQQPERQYWLNVTHVLSNCDPRNEGNEFKFGMFADAFTNDVASSPFIQKYLYCLWWGLQNLSSYGQNLDTSIYLGETLFAIFICIAGLILFSLLIGNMQTYLQSMTVRVEEWRVKRRDMEEWMRHRQLPQDLQERVHQFTQYKWLATRGVNEESILQILPLDLRREIQRHLCLDLVRRVPFFAQMDDQLLDAICERLVSSLSTQGTYTMREGDPVNEMLFIIRGHLESSTTNGGRSGFFNSITLRPGDFCGEELLTWALMPNPSLNLPSSTRTVRALSEVEAFALGAEDLKYVAHQFKRLHSKKLQHAFRYYSHQWRTWGACFIQAAWRRHVKRRLVKELAMQESFYYMQMESQDGNYDGIASGGYEDATESAHAQHLGATVLASKFAANTRRGVNQRVPMVDPAATSLKMPKLFKPDDPDFSFDHDDV; encoded by the exons ATGAATAGGATAATACACTCCTCCACCTCCAAATTCCGCCACTtccaccgccaccaccgccctCACTCCTCCGCCACCCCGTCCTATTACCTCCTATGGCGCCACCACCGCATCCTCGAGCCCGACAGCGATATCGTGACGCACTGGAACCAAGTCTTCCTCATCACCTGCCTCATCGCCCTCTTCATCGACCCTCTCTACTTCTACCTCCCCTCCGTCGGCGGCCCCGTGTGCCTCGAGACGGACACCTCCCTCAAGGTCACGGTCACCGTCTTCCGTACGGTCGCCGACCTCTTCTACCTGCTGCACATGATGATGAAGTTCAGGACGGCCTTCGTTTCCCCCAGCTCTAGGGTTTTTGGCAGGGGCGACCTCGTCATGGATCCGAGGGAGATCGCGAGGAGGTATCTGaggtctgatttttttattgatcttGCCGCCACACTTCCCCTTCCTCAG ATTGTGAACTGGTTAGTAATTCCAGCAACGAAATCTTCAAGAGCCGACCATGCTAACAACACGCTAGCTTTAATAGTTCTTATCCAATATGTTCCAAGAATGTTTCTCATTTTCCCTTTGAATCATCGGATTGTGAAGACTACTGGGGTCTTTGCTAAGACTGCTTGGGCAGGGGCTGCATACAATTTGATTCTTTACATGCTCGCAAGTCAT GTGATTGGAGCCTGCTGGTACGTTCTATCCATAGGACGCCAGTTTAAATGCTGGAAAACAGAATGCGACAAGGAACAGATCATATCTTGTCTTCCAAGTTTTCTGGATTGTAGTAGTGCACAGCAACCTGAGCGCCAGTATTGGTTGAATGTGACTCACGTGCTCTCCAACTGTGATCCTCGCAATGAAGGCAATGAATTCAAGTTTGGGATGTTTGCAGATGCATTTACTAATGATGTTGCTTCTTCACCTTTTATTCAGAAGTACCTTTACTGTCTCTGGTGGGGTTTACAAAACTTAAG TTCATATGGACAGAATCTGGACACAAGCATCTATCTTGGCGAGACATTGTTCGCTATTTTCATATGCATCGCTGGGCTGATattattctctctcttaattGGAAATATGCAG ACGTATCTGCAATCTATGACTGTAAGAGTCGAAGAATGGAGGGTTAAACGGAGAGATATGGAAGAGTGGATGAGACATCGCCAATTACCTCAAGACCTGCAGGAACGCGTTCACCAATTCACTCAATACAAATGGCTGGCCACCAGAGGAGTTAATGAAGAGTCTATTCTGCAAATACTGCCCTTGGATCTCCGCCGTGAAATACAACGCCATCTCTGCCTTGACCTTGTTCGCCGC GTCCCATTTTTTGCACAAATGGATGATCAGCTTCTCGATGCGATATGCGAACGCCTAGTCTCATCTTTGAGTACCCAAGGCACCTACACCATGCGAGAAGGAGATCCAGTGAACGAGATGCTGTTCATCATTAGAGGACACTTGGAGAGCTCCACCACCAACGGAGGGAGATCTGGCTTCTTCAACTCAATCACGCTTAGGCCCGGCGACTTCTGTGGCGAGGAATTGCTTACATGGGCCTTAATGCCGAACCCGAGCCTAAACCTTCCTTCTTCAACTCGGACCGTGCGAGCCCTCTCCGAAGTCGAAGCTTTTGCGCTCGGAGCGGAAGACCTCAAGTACGTGGCCCATCAGTTCAAGCGTCTCCACAGCAAGAAGCTTCAGCACGCCTTCAGGTACTACTCTCACCAATGGAGGACTTGGGGTGCTTGCTTCATACAAGCTGCTTGGAGAAGGCACGTGAAGAGAAGATTAGTGAAGGAGTTGGCCATGCAAGAGAGCTTCTACTATATGCAGATGGAAAGCCAGGATGGCAATTACGATGGCATCGCGAGCGGCGGTTACGAGGACGCGACAGAGAGTGCTCATGCCCAACACCTAGGAGCCACAGTCTTGGCCTCGAAATTTGCTGCGAACACGAGGAGGGGCGTCAACCAGAGGGTTCCGATGGTTGATCCTGCTGCCACCAGCTTGAAGATGCCCAAGCTGTTCAAGCCAGATGATCCTGATTTCTCCTTCGATCACGATGATGTATAG
- the LOC115741227 gene encoding uncharacterized protein LOC115741227, whose protein sequence is MSRNWVVFVLILVILCGGFSSASATPAKILGSAVSNVVSALVKWLWSLQQSTSKPPVPSRSMMKFESGYTVETVFDGSKLGIEPHSVEVSPSGELMVLDSANSNLYRISFPLSRYSRPKLIAGSPEGYSGHVDGKTKEARMSDPKGLTVDNRGNIYIADTMNMAIRKISDTGMSTIAGGKRGRGGGHIDGPSEDAKFSDDFDVVYVASSCSLLIVDRGNQAIREIQLHDDDCSHASNGSFHLGIAVLVAAGFFGYMLALLLQRVKAMFSSQGDLRPPMKKASPVPPYQRPPKSVRPPLIPPEEESEVPEEEGLFSSIGRLVVNSGSSMAQIFSGSKRKPQHYDLRQQQQQQLFNEHTNSWPMQESFAIPDGDEPPPPLETRTPTPKRTYPFRSKEIEKSQHFRQSQGQYGRWVGDYSPQQQQQQPRQMQHHQQHHQQHHHRHYSPEPNTYYERSCETNEIVFGAVQEQDGRREAMVIKAVDYADPRFDHRNIRPRINYMGYSHGY, encoded by the exons ATGAGCAGAAACTGGGTTGTCTTTGTCCTCATCCTAGTGATTCTCTGTGGAGGGTTCTCATCAGCTTCAGCTACTCCTGCAA AAATTCTGGGTAGTGCTGTGTCCAATGTAGTATCTGCTCTTGTGAAATGGCTGTGGTCGCTACAACAATCGACTTCCAAACCAC cTGTCCCTAGCCGTTCCATGATGAAATTCGAAAGTGGATACACCGTGGAGACAGTTTTTGATGGTAGCAAGCTCGGAATTGAACCCCATTCGGTTGAGGTCTCTCCTAGTGGGGAGCTCATGGTGCTGGACTCTGCGAATAGTAACCTCTACAGGATTTCATTCCCTTTGTCCCGTT ATAGCAGGCCCAAGCTCATTGCTGGCTCGCCCGAGGGGTACTCCGGCCATGTAGATGGGAAGACTAAAGAAGCGAGGATGAGCGATCCTAAGGGGCTTACTGTTGATAATAGAGGGAATATTTACATTGCTGACACAATGAACATGGCCATCAGAAAGATCAGTGACACAG GCATGTCAACCATAGCTGGTGGGAAAAGGGGTCGAGGAGGAGGTCATATTGACGGTCCAAGCGAGGATGCAAAGTTTTCAGATGATTTTGATGTTGTTTATGTTGCTAGTAGCTGTTCTCTTCTGATAGTAGACAGAGGTAACCAGGCCATTCGGGAAATACAACTTCACGATGATGATTGCTCCCATGCGTCCAATGGGAGCTTTCATTTAG GAATAGCAGTACTTGTTGCGGCTGGCTTTTTTGGTTATATGTTGGCACTACTGCTGCAAAGAGTGAAGGCCATGTTTTCTTCCCAGGGT GATTTAAGACCTCCAATGAAGAAAGCTTCGCCTGTACCACCATATCAAAGGCCTCCTAAATCGGTTAGACCCCCTCTCATACCGCCGGAGGAGGAATCTGAAGTACCAGAAGAAGAGGGTCTATTTTCTTCGATCGGGAGGCTCGTGGTCAACTCTGGCTCATCCATGGCCCAAATTTTTTCTGGTTCTAAAAGGAAACCCCAGCACTATGATCTCCgtcagcagcagcaacagcagctaTTCAATGAGCACACCAATTCATGGCCGATGCAGGAGAGCTTCGCGATCCCAGATGGAGATGAGCCTCCGCCGCCATTAGAGACCAGAACTCCGACCCCAAAGAGGACCTACCCGTTCAGGAGCAAAGAAATCGAGAAGAGTCAACACTTCAGGCAAAGCCAGGGTCAGTACGGCAGGTGGGTTGGGGATTACTCCccgcagcagcaacagcagcagccaAGGCAAATGCAGCACCACCAACAGCACCACCAACAGCACCACCACCGGCATTACTCACCCGAACCAAACACGTACTACGAGAGGAGCTGCGAGACAAACGAGATAGTCTTCGGGGCTGTCCAAGAACAAGACGGCCGGCGCGAAGCCATGGTGATCAAGGCGGTCGACTACGCAGATCCCAGGTTCGACCACCGCAACATTCGGCCTCGAATCAACTACATGGGCTACTCTCATGGATACTGA
- the LOC115741228 gene encoding RING-H2 finger protein ATL46, translated as MSEVRGLTLYLESAHVNMYLNQHQVKQKDGFFSTRPPPFSPSSPYIGAFHREASSSSPSPSSSSSVPPSPPSSSGARISPAVLFIIIILAVLFFISGLLHLLVRFLIKHPSSSASSQSNRYPEISGSDALQRQLQQLFHLHDSGLDQAFIDALPVFQYKEIVGLKEPFDCAVCLCEFTEKDKLRLLPTCSHAFHLGCIDTWLLSNSTCPLCRGTLFAPGFSIENPMFDYDDLREEDGYLGNGENGLATNHKVADIEEIVVEKGIVPVRLGKFRRMNNDARDEGVGETSSSNLDARRCYSMGSYQYVLGDCELRVPLHDQDRHGNVAKTTEGGQPNGDSSVLVDMEQKNMKSVAKGESYSVSKIWLWSKKSKFSRSSDDQMDMPSSIKMDF; from the coding sequence ATGTCAGAAGTTAGAGGCCTTACGCTGTATCTTGAGAGTGCCCATGTGAATATGTACTTGAATCAGCATCAAGTCAAGCAAAAGGATGGGTTTTTTTCAACTCGCCCGCCTCCTTTTTCACCTTCATCTCCCTATATCGGTGCTTTCCACAGAGAAGCAAGctcttcatcaccatcaccgTCCTCGTCGTCCTCAGTACCACCATCGCCACCATCGTCTTCTGGCGCTAGGATTAGTCCTGCAGTTCTTTTCATAATCATAATTTTGGCCGTGCTGTTTTTCATTTCTGGCCTCCTCCACCTGCTTGTGAGATTTCTTATAAAGCACCCCTCTTCGTCGGCGTCCTCTCAATCCAATAGATATCCGGAGATTTCGGGATCCGATGCTCTGCAGAGACAGTTGCAGCAGCTTTTCCATCTCCATGACTCCGGTTTAGATCAGGCTTTCATAGACGCTCTACCTGTTTTCCAGTACAAGGAGATCGTGGGTCTGAAAGAGCCGTTTGATTGCGCCGTCTGCCTCTGTGAATTCACTGAGAAGGATAAGTTGAGGTTGCTGCCGACGTGTAGCCATGCTTTCCATCTTGGTTGCATTGATACCTGGCTTTTATCGAACTCGACGTGCCCTCTTTGTAGAGGGACCCTTTTCGCTCCTGGGTTTTCCATTGAGAACCCAATGTTCGACTATGATGATCTGAGAGAAGAAGATGGGTATCTTGGTAATGGAGAAAATGGATTGGCTACGAATCATAAAGTGGCAGATATCGAAGAAattgtcgtggaaaagggcattGTACCAGTGAGACTTGGTAAATTCAGAAGGATGAACAATGATGCGAGGGACGAAGGAGTCGGAGAGACAAGTAGCAGCAATTTAGATGCGCGACGATGTTATTCAATGGGTTCATATCAGTACGTGCTCGGTGATTGTGAACTGCGGGTCCCTTTACATGATCAAGATCGTCACGGCAATGTTGCCAAAACCACAGAAGGGGGACAACCTAATGGAGATTCCTCTGTTCTTGTGGATATGGAGCAGAAGAACATGAAAAGCGTAGCTAAAGGTGAGAGCTATTCTGTTTCCAAAATTTGGCTCTGGTCCAAAAAAAGCAAATTCTCTAGATCTTCAGATGACCAGATGGACATGCCTTCCTCTATTAAAATGGACTTTTAG
- the LOC115741276 gene encoding probable inactive receptor kinase At2g26730 encodes MRRTLSWVLAVPFFWLLGLTGSVVEVEVRSSLISFLGNLSNSAAAIGWERESDPCLDSWNGVVCNVGNASVTRLRLEGLNLSGSLDVGSLCNVPAVAQSLTHLILNGNNLRGGVPAEISICRQLTHLQIGGNKFEGKLPDSLAALDNLKVLNVSHNNFSGTLPNLSRISGLQTFLAQENQLSGKIPVFDFYNLDDFNVSFNNFSGQIPDVARYFNSSSFIGNPLLCGYPLQKNCPRDKGKGSSGDQELMYSGYAILGSILVGIVVFKLCKKKRKTDEDDAENKVLAIDGSRNKATVPSSEHRTSAIPNRSEVSANSVESGTVSSSLVVITSPTMKGLRLEELLRAPAEMLRRGKHGSLYKVICDSGETYAVKRIKDWAISGEDFKKRMQRIDQVKHPNVLSVAAFYSFKQEKLLVYEFQQNGSLFMLLHGTQMGKAFQWGSRLNFAASIAEGLAAMHRELSDVDIAHGNLKSSNILLTKDMEPCISEYGLMAQYDHQEMTPSTNPGLKPDDKPNSSMSRAFGSDVYSFGVILLELLTRKMVHDSGFDLPKWVLSVVQEEWTVEVFDKSLISEGASEEQMVYLLQVAIKCVNRSPEARPSMTQVASMIATIKDEEDRSLSPKRS; translated from the exons ATGCGGCGAACTCTGTCCTGGGTGCTGGCAGTGCCTTTCTTTTGGCTCCTGGGTTTGACGGGTTCGGTGGTCGAAGTGGAGGTCAGGAGCTCGCTAATCAGCTTCCTGGGAAACCTCTCGAACAGCGCTGCTGCTATCGGCTGGGAACGAGAGTCCGACCCCTGCCTCGACAGCTGGAACGGCGTAGTTTGTAACGTGGGAAATGCTTCCGTGACGAGATTGCGCCTCGAAGGGCTCAATCTTTCGGGGAGTCTCGATGTGGGTTCTCTCTGCAATGTTCCTGCGGTCGCGCAATCTCTTACTCACCTCATTCTCAATGGGAACAACCTCCGTGGTGGAGTGCCCGCCGAGATCTCGATTTGCAGGCAACTCACTCACTTGCAAATCGGCGGGAACAAGTTCGAGGGGAAACTTCCCGACTCGCTAGCAGCGTTGGATAATCTCAAAGTCCTTAATGTTTCGCACAATAACTTTTCTGGCACCTTGCCAAATTTGTCCAGGATTTCGGGGCTTCAGACTTTCCTGGCTCAGGAAAATCAGCTGAGTGGGAAGATTCCCGTGTTCGACTTCTACAACTTGGATGACTTCAATGTCTCCTTCAACAACTTCAGCGGCCAAATCCCGGATGTCGCCCGTTATTTCAATTCGAGTAGCTTTATCGGCAACCCATTACTTTGTGGATATCCGCTCCAGAAGAACTGTCCGCGAGATAAAGGGAAAGGCAGCTCGGGCGACCAGGAACTTATGTACTCGGGCTATGCAATATTGGGTTCAATTCTTGTCGGCATAGTTGTCTTCAAGCTctgcaagaagaagaggaagacggATGAGGATGATGCGGAAAACAAGGTATTAGCAATCGACGGAAGCAGGAACAAAGCTACTGTTCCGTCAAGTGAGCACAGAACTAGTGCTATTCCTAATAGATCCGAAGTTTCGGCTAACTCAGTTGAGAGTGGAACGGTCTCGTCATCGCTCGTAGTCATCACGAGCCCAACCATGAAGGGGCTGAGGTTGGAAGAGCTGCTTCGGGCTCCGGCCGAAATGCTCAGGAGAGGAAAGCACGGGAGCCTCTACAAGGTCATATGCGACAGCGGGGAGACGTACGCAGTGAAGAGGATCAAGGACTGGGCGATCTCGGGCGAGGACTTCAAGAAGAGGATGCAGAGGATAGACCAGGTGAAGCATCCGAACGTGCTCTCGGTCGCCGCCTTCTACTCCTTCAAGCAAGAGAAGCTTCTGGTGTATGAATTTCAGCAAAATGGAAGCCTGTTCATGCTCCTTCATG GAACCCAAATGGGAAAAGCATTTCAGTGGGGCAGCAGACTCAACTTTGCAGCCAGCATCGCCGAGGGTCTCGCCGCTATGCATCGAGAGCTTAGCGACGTCGACATTGCTCATGGCAATCTGAAATCCTCCAACATCTTGCTTACTAAGGACATGGAGCCCTGCATCAGTGAGTATGGTCTAATGGCGCAGTACGACCACCAGGAGATGACTCCATCGACAAACCCCGGGCTCAAACCTGACGACAAACCCAATTCAAGCATGTCGAGGGCCTTCGGTTCGGATGTGTACAGCTTCGGCGTGATCCTCCTCGAGCTGCTGACCAGGAAGATGGTCCACGACAGCGGGTTCGACTTGCCCAAGTGGGTCCTCTCCGTCGTTCAGGAAGAGTGGACCGTGGAAGTGTTCGACAAGTCCCTGATATCGGAAGGAGCGAGCGAGGAGCAGATGGTGTACTTGCTCCAGGTGGCCATCAAATGCGTGAACCGCTCGCCGGAGGCAAGGCCGAGCATGACCCAGGTCGCTTCCATGATCGCCACGATAAAAGACGAGGAAGACAGGTCTCTCTC GCCAAAGAGATCATAG